In a genomic window of Coprococcus eutactus:
- a CDS encoding HlyD family efflux transporter periplasmic adaptor subunit, translating into MATIKRKKKMSDFKKPELKMPGFGAILFTIVFIYILIMIINSINSSSPVIFTVEQSSYDTDFTATGLAIRKETLVTAKVSGMPYYYVRDGQKVSKSSNIYAMDSSGSIQDAMETIQANGGDAFTSDDYSNLKKQIKMFKTGFSDSSFGDMYSFKTSIDNNLLELFEEKAIEMAGGSTVSNMLNADKAPFSGLVTYYQDGYENVTVKDISPELFDKTVYSKQTLKTENGVEAGSPVCKLVDDESWEIAILLTKEEYEKITKSSMISYTINDSSRKLTTDYEKLEKDGNYYIIVSFNKYISQYVNERFLDINFSFEESSGLKIPQTAIVEKEAYMIPVDFLTSGADDEEKIYFTQQVYKAGKETVDLISPLIYFQDERFCYVDMSEIDSDAVLKKTDSDETFSVATAARYTMSGVLCVTKGTAQFRRIVVKVSGDDYSIVEPGISYGISRYDRILLDGKSMNEGDMLN; encoded by the coding sequence ATGGCAACAATAAAAAGAAAGAAAAAGATGTCAGACTTCAAGAAGCCGGAACTTAAAATGCCAGGATTTGGAGCCATTCTTTTTACCATTGTCTTTATATATATACTGATTATGATTATCAATTCCATAAACAGTTCTTCACCGGTTATATTCACAGTTGAGCAGAGCTCATATGACACTGATTTCACAGCCACTGGACTTGCGATAAGGAAAGAAACACTTGTTACTGCAAAGGTTTCGGGAATGCCTTACTACTACGTCAGAGACGGTCAGAAGGTCTCAAAGAGCTCAAATATATATGCGATGGACAGTTCAGGATCTATACAGGATGCCATGGAGACAATACAAGCAAATGGTGGGGATGCGTTTACAAGTGATGACTATTCAAATCTAAAAAAGCAGATAAAGATGTTTAAGACAGGATTTTCAGATAGCAGTTTTGGAGATATGTACAGTTTCAAGACCAGCATCGACAATAATCTTCTGGAGCTTTTTGAGGAAAAAGCCATAGAGATGGCTGGTGGCAGCACTGTATCAAACATGTTAAACGCAGATAAGGCACCATTTAGCGGTCTTGTAACCTATTATCAAGATGGATATGAAAATGTTACGGTCAAGGATATTTCACCGGAGCTTTTTGACAAAACTGTTTATTCCAAGCAAACATTAAAAACTGAAAATGGAGTTGAAGCTGGAAGTCCTGTGTGCAAGCTCGTGGACGATGAGAGCTGGGAGATAGCGATTCTCCTCACTAAGGAAGAATATGAAAAAATTACAAAATCGTCTATGATATCATATACCATCAACGATTCAAGCAGGAAACTTACCACGGATTATGAGAAACTGGAGAAGGACGGAAATTATTATATAATTGTCTCATTTAACAAATACATATCACAGTATGTAAATGAAAGATTCCTAGATATCAATTTCAGCTTTGAAGAGTCAAGTGGATTGAAAATCCCACAGACTGCGATAGTGGAAAAAGAGGCTTATATGATACCTGTTGATTTTCTCACAAGCGGAGCGGATGACGAAGAAAAAATATACTTTACGCAGCAGGTCTATAAAGCTGGAAAAGAGACAGTGGATCTGATAAGTCCTCTTATATATTTTCAAGATGAAAGATTCTGTTACGTGGATATGTCCGAGATAGATTCCGATGCTGTTTTAAAGAAAACGGATTCGGATGAGACTTTTTCTGTTGCAACAGCAGCAAGATACACCATGAGCGGCGTCCTCTGTGTCACAAAGGGAACCGCACAGTTCAGAAGGATCGTTGTAAAGGTTTCTGGAGATGATTACTCTATAGTAGAGCCAGGCATATCATATGGTATATCACGATATGACAGGATCCTCTTAGATGGAAAGTCCATGAATGAGGGAGATATGTTGAACTGA
- the aroB gene encoding 3-dehydroquinate synthase, with protein sequence MNNYLTVHQNGEPIYDIFFANDFNSLPELLAGQGIADKRVCIVTESNVAPLYLEAIENQLRGKCKEIISVVFEAGEANKNLDTVKYIYEKLIHARFDRKDMLIALGGGVTGDITGFTAATYLRGIDFVQIPTSLLAQVDSSIGGKTGVDFDSYKNMVGAFHMPKLVYINVSTLSTLSDDQFMSGMGEIIKHGLIKDKDYFNWLMTNRDCILAKEPDILMEMIRASCNIKRLVVENDPTEKGERALLNFGHTLGHAIERYLDLKLSHGACVGIGCCLAAIISKNNGDIDKETLDTITTAFDAFGFPTLEDYPVDADKVIEYTRNDKKMVGDKIKFILLHDIGNAYINMDITVDDMKKAFTER encoded by the coding sequence ATGAATAATTATCTTACCGTTCACCAAAATGGTGAACCTATCTATGACATTTTCTTTGCAAACGATTTTAATTCCCTGCCTGAGCTTTTAGCCGGACAGGGAATTGCTGATAAAAGGGTGTGTATTGTCACAGAAAGCAATGTCGCACCATTATATCTTGAGGCTATAGAGAATCAACTCAGAGGAAAATGCAAAGAAATAATATCTGTAGTGTTCGAGGCTGGGGAGGCAAACAAAAATCTTGACACAGTGAAATACATATATGAGAAACTTATTCATGCCAGATTTGACAGAAAGGATATGCTTATAGCTCTTGGCGGAGGTGTCACTGGAGATATCACCGGATTTACCGCTGCAACATATCTAAGAGGCATAGATTTTGTACAGATACCTACAAGTCTTCTCGCACAGGTAGACAGCAGCATAGGAGGAAAGACCGGTGTTGACTTCGATTCGTACAAGAATATGGTAGGCGCATTCCATATGCCAAAGCTTGTATATATAAATGTATCTACCCTAAGCACTCTGTCAGACGACCAATTCATGTCAGGTATGGGCGAGATAATAAAGCATGGTCTTATCAAGGATAAGGACTATTTCAACTGGCTTATGACGAACAGAGACTGTATATTGGCTAAGGAGCCGGATATCCTTATGGAGATGATACGTGCAAGCTGTAACATCAAGAGGCTGGTTGTAGAGAATGATCCGACTGAGAAGGGAGAACGAGCTCTCCTAAACTTCGGACATACCCTTGGGCATGCGATAGAGAGATATCTAGATCTGAAGTTGAGCCATGGAGCCTGTGTCGGCATAGGTTGCTGTCTTGCAGCTATCATATCAAAGAATAATGGCGATATAGATAAAGAAACTCTGGATACCATAACTACAGCTTTTGACGCATTTGGCTTCCCAACGCTTGAGGATTATCCAGTTGACGCAGATAAGGTCATTGAGTATACACGCAATGATAAGAAGATGGTCGGCGACAAGATTAAATTCATACTTTTACACGACATAGGCAATGCGTATATCAATATGGATATAACTGTTGACGATATGAAAAAGGCATTTACAGAGAGATGA
- a CDS encoding RluA family pseudouridine synthase, translating to MEEYNLESSEEWTDRRLDKVLSEYFDGYSRSFIKKLFDDGLILVNSKAVKPSYKVRAGDMIDISVPDPVSIDIVPEDIPLDIIYEDDDVILVNKPKGMVVHPAPGHYSGTLVNGLMYHFGSSLSGINGEFRPGIVHRIDMDTTGVLVVCKNDNAHRALSEQLHEHSITRKYYAIVYGNISSDEGTVDAPIGRSPKDRKKMAINNRNGRRAVTHYRVLERFGGRYTYIECQLETGRTHQIRVHMASIGHPILGDEVYGPKKCPFKLQGQTLHAGVLGFIHPSTGEYVEFKAELPEYFKAVLEKLK from the coding sequence ATGGAAGAGTATAATCTGGAGTCGTCCGAGGAATGGACTGACAGAAGGCTTGATAAGGTTTTAAGTGAATATTTTGATGGGTACTCACGATCGTTTATCAAGAAACTCTTTGATGATGGTCTGATACTTGTGAATTCAAAGGCTGTGAAGCCGAGTTACAAAGTTAGAGCTGGCGATATGATAGATATATCTGTGCCAGATCCGGTGAGCATAGATATTGTGCCAGAGGACATTCCGCTTGATATCATATATGAAGATGATGATGTTATTCTCGTAAATAAACCCAAGGGCATGGTTGTGCATCCGGCACCTGGTCATTATAGTGGAACACTTGTAAACGGTCTTATGTACCATTTTGGAAGTTCACTGTCGGGTATAAACGGCGAATTCAGGCCCGGAATTGTCCATAGGATCGATATGGACACCACAGGCGTATTGGTGGTATGCAAGAACGATAATGCCCACAGAGCGCTTTCTGAGCAGCTTCACGAGCATAGCATCACCAGAAAGTACTATGCAATCGTTTATGGAAATATTTCTTCCGATGAAGGCACAGTGGATGCACCCATCGGAAGAAGTCCAAAGGACAGAAAGAAGATGGCTATCAATAATAGAAACGGACGCAGGGCAGTCACTCATTATCGTGTCCTTGAGAGATTTGGCGGCCGTTACACATACATAGAATGTCAGTTAGAGACGGGGCGTACGCACCAGATACGTGTGCATATGGCATCTATCGGTCATCCCATCCTGGGTGACGAAGTATATGGACCGAAGAAATGTCCGTTTAAGCTTCAGGGGCAGACTCTTCATGCGGGTGTTCTTGGATTTATACATCCATCCACCGGCGAATATGTTGAATTTAAAGCGGAACTGCCGGAGTATTTTAAAGCGGTTCTTGAGAAATTAAAATAA
- a CDS encoding cell division topological specificity factor MinE: protein MMNNRVYLYNTGSYARERLVTMLASDRIGCNPDFIDGLRHTIKNELERYLSVKESDIDIHVKEKMLIAYIPLAGSQDDNTDNRYEHKATRQGSVNYEAIEEGSAELKTVQS, encoded by the coding sequence ATGATGAATAACAGAGTATATTTGTACAATACAGGAAGTTATGCCAGAGAAAGACTGGTTACAATGCTTGCCTCAGACAGAATAGGCTGTAATCCAGATTTTATCGATGGACTGAGACATACTATAAAAAATGAACTTGAACGCTATCTGAGCGTTAAAGAGTCAGACATAGATATACATGTCAAAGAAAAAATGCTGATTGCCTACATTCCACTTGCGGGCAGTCAGGATGATAACACAGATAACAGATATGAACACAAAGCAACAAGACAAGGATCAGTGAATTATGAAGCTATTGAAGAAGGATCAGCTGAACTTAAAACAGTTCAGTCTTGA
- a CDS encoding cytidylate kinase-like family protein: MAEKKIITIGRQFGSGGKQIGEALAEKMNIPFYDKELLKEAAKDSGICEEIFDSFDEKPTNSFLYSLVMDPYSLGFGSSTELPLNHKVFLAAFDTIKNLAEKDGSCVFVGRCADYALRDLDNVVNVFLYADMEDRAARIAKKYNISESKAKDMIKKEDKARASYYNYYTSKRWGEMKGYDICINTSKYGIDKTIDLLYDIVNNY, from the coding sequence ATGGCAGAAAAGAAGATAATTACTATAGGAAGACAGTTTGGAAGCGGCGGAAAGCAGATAGGTGAGGCGCTCGCTGAAAAAATGAACATTCCATTTTATGATAAGGAACTGCTCAAGGAAGCAGCTAAGGACAGTGGGATATGTGAAGAGATATTCGACAGCTTTGATGAGAAACCTACAAACAGTTTCTTATATTCGTTGGTCATGGATCCATATTCCCTTGGATTTGGCAGTTCGACAGAACTTCCACTCAATCACAAGGTTTTCCTTGCTGCTTTTGACACAATCAAGAACCTGGCTGAGAAAGACGGTTCTTGTGTGTTTGTAGGCAGATGTGCAGATTATGCCCTCAGAGATCTTGACAATGTTGTCAACGTATTCCTATATGCAGACATGGAGGATCGAGCTGCCAGAATAGCGAAGAAGTACAATATCAGTGAGTCAAAGGCAAAGGATATGATCAAGAAAGAGGATAAGGCCAGAGCGTCATATTACAACTATTATACATCAAAGCGCTGGGGTGAGATGAAGGGGTATGATATCTGTATCAACACATCAAAGTATGGTATAGATAAGACCATTGATCTGCTCTATGACATTGTAAACAATTATTGA
- the lspA gene encoding signal peptidase II, with amino-acid sequence MKKRLPLAILVMAVLISLDQFVKYLIDSSFSVGESQPLIDNVFQLTYVQNRGAAWGSFSGKVVFLLIITTVILIGSIYVYIQLARRTDTKFTPLRICLVFLISGAIGNMIDRIVRGFVVDMFDFCLINFPVFNVADIYVTCSFIVIVILIMFRYKDDDLTDILHSSKTKS; translated from the coding sequence ATGAAAAAAAGACTTCCACTTGCGATACTGGTTATGGCTGTGCTTATCAGTCTAGATCAGTTCGTCAAATACCTGATAGACTCTTCCTTTTCAGTTGGAGAGAGCCAGCCACTCATAGATAATGTATTTCAGCTCACATATGTACAGAACAGAGGTGCTGCCTGGGGAAGCTTTTCAGGCAAGGTAGTATTTCTCCTCATAATTACAACAGTGATCCTTATCGGATCTATCTATGTATATATACAGCTTGCTAGGAGAACAGATACAAAATTTACTCCTCTTAGAATCTGTCTTGTATTTCTCATATCCGGTGCGATTGGCAATATGATTGACAGAATCGTTAGGGGATTTGTTGTGGATATGTTTGATTTCTGTCTCATCAACTTTCCGGTGTTCAATGTGGCAGATATATATGTGACATGTAGTTTTATAGTTATAGTCATACTTATAATGTTCAGGTACAAGGATGATGATCTTACGGATATACTTCATAGTTCAAAGACTAAATCTTGA
- a CDS encoding methylglyoxal synthase, with protein MNIGLIAHDAKKKLMQNFCIAYRGILNKHELYATGTTGRLIEEVTNLSVHKYIAGHLGGEQQLGSQIENNDIDMVIFLRDPLHPKKHEPDINNIFTLCDTHNIPLATNLATAELLILALDRGDLDWREFYK; from the coding sequence ATGAATATTGGTTTGATAGCACACGATGCCAAAAAGAAACTTATGCAGAACTTCTGTATTGCCTATAGAGGGATTCTTAACAAACATGAGCTTTATGCGACAGGTACAACAGGAAGACTTATAGAAGAGGTAACAAACCTCTCTGTTCACAAGTATATTGCAGGACATCTCGGAGGTGAGCAGCAGCTCGGTTCCCAGATAGAGAACAACGACATAGATATGGTCATTTTCCTGAGAGATCCGCTTCATCCAAAGAAGCATGAGCCGGATATCAACAATATATTCACACTGTGTGATACACACAATATTCCGCTTGCAACTAATCTTGCAACGGCAGAGCTTCTGATCCTTGCACTGGACAGGGGGGATCTTGACTGGCGTGAGTTCTATAAGTAA
- a CDS encoding cell division protein SepF, with translation MAKGSAKKSFLDLFKITDSNDDDFDDDMFDDEDEMEDEYDDPYDEAYDSEEEYDDGSDAASDRAKASPLKSFNKYKNSRTPSGNVSKTKTAKSSQNSKLVSINSRSDRDSYDDSEVFVIKPDEFDDAQMIIDHLNRGQIIVINMEDLDLPTAQRIADFIGGASYAVNGLFQAISGNIFLATPNGTYVSGDLREELAGGSLGGEDLSKATY, from the coding sequence ATGGCAAAGGGTAGTGCAAAGAAGAGTTTTCTTGACCTTTTTAAAATAACTGACTCAAATGACGATGACTTTGATGATGATATGTTTGATGATGAAGATGAGATGGAAGATGAGTATGACGATCCATATGATGAAGCTTATGATTCAGAGGAAGAGTATGATGATGGATCAGATGCAGCATCAGACAGAGCTAAGGCTTCACCATTAAAATCATTTAACAAATATAAGAATTCAAGAACACCATCAGGCAATGTATCCAAAACAAAGACTGCTAAGAGCTCACAGAACAGTAAGCTTGTATCAATAAACAGCAGATCGGATAGAGATTCATATGATGACAGCGAGGTTTTTGTTATCAAGCCGGATGAGTTCGATGATGCACAGATGATAATCGATCACCTCAACAGAGGACAGATCATCGTTATCAACATGGAGGATCTTGATCTTCCAACCGCACAGAGAATTGCTGATTTCATAGGAGGTGCAAGCTATGCTGTGAACGGTCTGTTCCAGGCTATCTCAGGCAACATATTCCTTGCCACACCTAACGGTACATATGTATCTGGTGATCTTAGAGAAGAATTGGCGGGAGGATCTCTTGGCGGAGAGGATCTTTCAAAGGCAACGTACTAA
- the minD gene encoding septum site-determining protein MinD — protein MCEVIVVTSGKGGVGKTTTSANIGTGLAALGNSVVMIDTDIGLRNLDVVLGLENRIVYNLIDVIEGNCRFKQALIKDRNYNNLFLLPCAQTRDKTAVSPEQIVKLVDEIRQEYDYIIIDCPAGIEQGFRNAIAAADRAVIVTTPEVSAIRDADRIIGLLEAYGIEKQHLIINRIRYDMVKKGNMMSADDVVDILGVDLLGVIADDEDIVISTNKGDPVVNGHSRSGQAYMSICKKIIDDSIEAEDHYNSRNRSLRSLFRRKRA, from the coding sequence ATGTGTGAAGTTATAGTCGTTACATCAGGAAAGGGAGGCGTTGGCAAGACAACGACCTCAGCAAACATAGGTACTGGTCTCGCAGCTCTTGGAAACAGTGTCGTGATGATCGACACTGATATTGGTCTCAGAAATCTGGATGTTGTGCTGGGACTTGAGAACAGGATAGTATATAATCTCATCGATGTTATAGAGGGAAACTGCAGATTTAAACAGGCCCTCATAAAGGACAGAAACTATAACAATCTGTTTCTGCTTCCGTGTGCGCAGACAAGGGACAAGACAGCGGTGAGTCCGGAGCAGATAGTAAAACTTGTAGATGAGATCAGACAGGAGTATGATTACATAATCATAGATTGTCCTGCGGGGATAGAGCAGGGATTCAGAAATGCTATTGCCGCTGCGGACAGGGCTGTTATAGTTACAACACCTGAGGTTTCCGCTATAAGGGATGCCGACAGGATAATAGGACTCCTCGAGGCCTATGGCATAGAGAAGCAGCACCTTATAATAAACAGAATCAGATATGATATGGTCAAAAAGGGCAATATGATGTCCGCTGATGACGTTGTTGATATACTGGGAGTTGATCTACTTGGAGTTATAGCCGATGATGAGGACATCGTTATTTCAACAAACAAAGGTGATCCTGTCGTAAATGGACATTCGAGATCTGGACAGGCATACATGAGTATATGCAAGAAGATCATTGATGATTCCATAGAGGCGGAAGACCATTATAATTCCCGGAACCGTTCACTTCGCTCTCTGTTCAGACGTAAAAGAGCCTGA
- a CDS encoding YggS family pyridoxal phosphate-dependent enzyme: MLKENYEEVRSRIDNACVRTGRNPEDVTLIAVSKTKPLSDIEEILRDTKAIDFGENKVQELVDKYENVSRNVNWHMIGHLQTNKVKYIVDKVCMIHSVDSLNLAKTIEKEAAKHNVTVNILIEVNVAQEESKFGLACEEVLPLINEIKDFPHIRVKGLMTIAPFVDDPEDNRVYFRKLRDLSLDIQSKSIDNIDMSVLSMGMTNDYEVAVEEGATLVRVGTGIFGARNYNI, translated from the coding sequence ATGCTTAAAGAGAATTACGAAGAGGTAAGATCCAGGATAGATAATGCATGCGTGAGAACTGGAAGAAATCCTGAAGATGTAACGCTCATAGCAGTGAGCAAGACAAAGCCGCTTTCGGATATCGAGGAGATACTCCGAGACACGAAAGCCATAGACTTTGGAGAAAACAAGGTACAAGAGCTAGTCGACAAGTATGAAAATGTTTCAAGGAATGTCAATTGGCACATGATAGGCCATCTTCAGACGAATAAGGTTAAATATATTGTAGATAAGGTGTGTATGATACACTCTGTGGACTCTCTTAATCTAGCTAAGACCATTGAGAAAGAGGCGGCAAAACATAATGTCACAGTAAATATCCTTATAGAAGTTAATGTTGCACAGGAGGAGAGTAAATTCGGCCTTGCTTGCGAGGAGGTACTTCCGCTGATAAATGAGATAAAAGATTTCCCTCATATAAGGGTAAAAGGTCTTATGACTATAGCTCCGTTTGTCGATGACCCTGAGGATAACAGAGTCTATTTCCGCAAATTAAGGGATTTATCACTTGACATACAATCAAAAAGCATTGATAATATTGATATGAGCGTCTTGTCGATGGGAATGACAAACGACTACGAAGTTGCTGTTGAAGAAGGAGCAACCTTGGTAAGAGTTGGCACGGGTATATTTGGCGCCAGAAATTATAATATATAG
- a CDS encoding D-alanyl-D-alanine carboxypeptidase family protein, protein MLKHHSVRNRLFKVTTLVLTCSLVLLTGCGSKTYKAGKQLDIGVLPNLPLYSDCGMAQEYAVVGKNEEVNAANYSGFYAAMLLDNTTREPVIAHNAHKKIYPASMTKIMTGLLVIESIEKGEISLDDMVTLNRKVTFDDWDAMASDLVGGCRINVKNLLYGLMITSYNDCGVILAELIAGSESAFCDMMNEKAQEIGATNTHFENCHGLHSDDHYTTAYDLYLILDEFSKHDLAYMIDSLSTYDFTYTDADGNEQVVTIEPTNEYLTGEVNLPDGYSIGSWKTGTTEEALNCLIMELKNDSTGHEYVAIIAGADGKEALYSGMTEMINTAK, encoded by the coding sequence ATGTTAAAACATCATTCAGTCAGAAATAGGCTGTTTAAAGTTACAACACTGGTTCTTACATGCTCGCTGGTTTTGTTGACAGGATGTGGAAGCAAGACCTACAAAGCAGGGAAACAGCTCGACATTGGTGTACTGCCAAACCTGCCACTATACAGTGATTGTGGAATGGCTCAGGAATATGCTGTTGTTGGCAAGAATGAAGAAGTCAATGCGGCAAATTACAGCGGCTTTTATGCCGCAATGCTTCTTGACAACACCACAAGAGAGCCGGTTATCGCACACAATGCACATAAAAAGATATATCCTGCGAGTATGACCAAGATCATGACGGGGCTCCTTGTTATAGAGAGCATAGAAAAGGGAGAAATATCGCTTGACGATATGGTGACTCTCAATAGAAAAGTTACATTTGACGATTGGGATGCCATGGCTAGCGATCTAGTCGGAGGATGCAGGATCAACGTCAAGAATCTTCTGTACGGACTTATGATAACATCATATAACGACTGTGGAGTTATCCTTGCAGAGCTTATAGCGGGAAGTGAATCGGCATTCTGTGATATGATGAATGAAAAGGCGCAGGAGATAGGTGCAACAAACACACATTTTGAGAACTGCCATGGACTTCATTCAGATGACCATTATACGACGGCATATGATCTGTATCTGATACTTGATGAGTTTTCAAAGCATGATCTTGCATACATGATCGATTCTCTTTCAACGTATGACTTTACATATACAGATGCAGACGGAAATGAACAGGTAGTTACCATTGAGCCTACAAATGAATATTTGACAGGAGAAGTAAATCTTCCGGATGGCTACTCTATAGGTTCATGGAAGACAGGTACAACTGAGGAAGCTTTGAACTGTCTTATAATGGAACTCAAGAATGATTCCACAGGTCATGAATATGTTGCGATCATAGCCGGTGCGGATGGAAAAGAAGCTCTGTACAGCGGAATGACGGAGATGATAAACACCGCCAAATAA
- a CDS encoding FtsW/RodA/SpoVE family cell cycle protein, translating to MKLLKKDQLNLKQFSLDQDKKKYSILDYNFKLLLLIMAAMAFGSVIIVSVDETKLVKQLIGVGACIIGIIIVSLIDYNFICKYYMVLYGINIVLLGLVLLFGSGSDSHGASRWFAISDSFTIQPSEFSKIILIICTAVFLEKHADDLNTVKTLLKLALFLAIPIGLIFVEPDLSTTLCICATLFIVIFIAGLSLKIIGIAVLVLIPCFGGFFWYIQQDNLPQILSEYQRGRILGHMYGSEYGASQDQQNNSIMAIGSGQLTGKGINSSDVATVKDTNLISEQQTDFIFSAVGEELGFIGSVIIIAILLLIVLQCIRIARRSSDKKGMYIATGMAALICLQSFINIGVATSILPNTGLPLPFISYGLSSLVSLCAGMGMVLNVNLQKKKY from the coding sequence ATGAAGCTATTGAAGAAGGATCAGCTGAACTTAAAACAGTTCAGTCTTGATCAGGACAAGAAAAAATACAGCATACTGGATTACAATTTTAAATTGCTACTGTTAATTATGGCGGCCATGGCATTTGGATCCGTCATAATTGTGAGCGTTGATGAGACTAAACTTGTAAAACAGCTCATAGGTGTGGGGGCATGTATAATTGGAATAATCATCGTTTCATTGATAGATTACAATTTTATATGCAAGTATTACATGGTGCTATATGGAATAAATATAGTCCTCCTGGGACTTGTATTATTATTTGGATCAGGGTCGGACTCACACGGAGCCAGCAGATGGTTTGCCATATCGGATTCATTTACAATACAGCCGTCAGAGTTTTCCAAGATAATACTCATAATATGTACTGCGGTGTTTCTTGAAAAGCATGCCGATGATCTGAATACGGTGAAAACACTGCTTAAATTGGCATTATTTCTGGCAATTCCTATCGGACTCATATTTGTTGAGCCGGATCTGTCGACAACTTTATGTATATGTGCGACATTGTTTATAGTCATATTTATCGCGGGACTCAGCCTCAAAATAATAGGAATAGCAGTTCTTGTGCTCATTCCGTGTTTTGGTGGATTCTTTTGGTATATACAGCAGGACAACCTCCCACAGATACTGAGTGAATACCAAAGGGGACGAATCCTTGGACATATGTATGGTAGTGAGTATGGTGCATCACAGGATCAGCAGAACAACTCAATTATGGCTATAGGTTCAGGACAGCTTACAGGCAAGGGCATTAATAGTTCAGATGTGGCAACGGTAAAGGATACGAACCTCATTTCCGAGCAGCAGACAGATTTCATTTTCTCAGCTGTTGGAGAGGAATTAGGCTTCATTGGAAGTGTTATTATTATTGCAATTTTACTGCTCATAGTGTTACAATGTATTAGGATTGCTAGGCGCTCGAGTGATAAAAAAGGAATGTACATTGCGACCGGTATGGCAGCACTTATATGTCTGCAGTCATTTATCAATATCGGAGTTGCAACGTCCATCCTGCCAAATACCGGATTGCCACTTCCATTCATAAGCTATGGACTAAGTTCACTAGTCAGTCTGTGTGCCGGAATGGGAATGGTACTCAACGTCAATTTGCAAAAGAAAAAGTATTAG
- a CDS encoding DivIVA domain-containing protein, which yields MLTPVDLQQKKFAHGMGYAKKDVDAFFDKVVLSYTELYKSNADLTNQVKTLTDSLVHYRTTESKLQKSLMLAEKNAEESTKNATDKARLIENDAKIKANNIVQEAREELERIENSIDGIKQQYKDYVCAFKALMDSHMNFLAQNPINEEMGIEFDDVLSEAKAYSSSATQNAAMNSFMGSFDGDPQGREESTLGSGGGSAMGDSTLGGAGGGNVTSDSSVYTKNLGGKSFVNPFGN from the coding sequence ATGCTTACACCAGTTGATTTACAACAGAAAAAATTTGCACATGGTATGGGCTATGCCAAGAAGGATGTTGATGCATTCTTTGATAAGGTAGTGCTCAGTTACACTGAATTATATAAGTCGAACGCGGATCTTACAAATCAGGTTAAGACTCTCACAGACAGCCTTGTCCACTACAGAACGACTGAGTCAAAGCTTCAGAAGTCACTTATGCTTGCTGAGAAGAATGCGGAAGAGTCAACCAAGAATGCAACAGATAAGGCAAGACTTATAGAGAATGATGCAAAGATTAAGGCTAACAACATCGTTCAGGAAGCACGAGAAGAACTTGAACGTATCGAAAACAGCATAGATGGCATCAAACAGCAGTATAAGGATTACGTGTGTGCGTTTAAGGCGCTGATGGATTCTCACATGAATTTTCTTGCACAGAATCCTATCAATGAGGAGATGGGAATTGAATTTGACGATGTGCTGAGCGAGGCTAAGGCATATTCATCGTCTGCCACCCAGAATGCGGCCATGAATTCATTTATGGGTTCATTCGACGGAGATCCACAGGGACGTGAGGAATCAACTCTTGGCTCTGGTGGTGGTTCAGCGATGGGCGATTCAACCCTTGGCGGTGCCGGTGGCGGCAATGTAACAAGTGATTCATCAGTATATACCAAGAATCTTGGTGGCAAATCATTTGTAAATCCATTTGGAAACTAG